A region from the Ciconia boyciana chromosome 1, ASM3463844v1, whole genome shotgun sequence genome encodes:
- the MPC2 gene encoding mitochondrial pyruvate carrier 2 encodes MAAAVAGLRASYHRLLDRIELKLPPRFRPFYNHPAGPKTVFFWAPVMKWGLVCAGMADMTRPAEKLSTAQSAVLMATGLIWSRYSLVIIPKNWSLFAVNFFVGCAGGSQLFRIWRYNRELKAKQQEQLQQRDA; translated from the exons ATGGCGGCCGCCGTCGCGGGGCTCCGCGCCTCCTACCACCGCCTGCTCGACCGCATCGAGCTCAAGCTGCCGCCGCGGTTCCGGCCCTTTTACAACCACCCGGCAG gtcccaaaacagtgtttttctggGCACCTGTTATGAAATGG GGTTTGGTATGTGCTGGAATGGCTGATATGACCAGACCTGCAGAAAagctcagcacagcacagtCTGCAGTGCTAATGGCCACAG GCCTTATTTGGTCAAGGTACTCTCTAGTtattattcctaaaaactggagTCTGTTTGCTGTGAACTTCTTTGTTGGCTGCGCTGGTGGCTCTCAACTCTTCCGAATATGGAG gTATAATCGGGagctaaaagcaaaacaacaagagcagctgcagcaaagagATGCTTAA